One window of Solwaraspora sp. WMMA2056 genomic DNA carries:
- a CDS encoding class I SAM-dependent methyltransferase yields MTQTIDIYRSAVRPVVPSPTRFTAYQKLLFRGVHLAGRSLLDIGGGNGVMSFYAAARGAGPVVCLEPAAAGSNVAMERQYRLMAAELGTRVDVELRHERFQDLGPGDRKFDIVLIHNAINHLDEEACAALPASAAARSYEQVFRKLADLMTDDGDLIVTDCARRNLWGDLQLPNVFAPSIDWRIHQQPDVWAGLMRRAGFQTIRVRWDSPSRLRGLGQLVLGNRVGGYLTNSHFIISAKRAA; encoded by the coding sequence GTGACCCAGACAATCGACATCTACCGGTCTGCGGTGCGTCCGGTCGTTCCCTCGCCCACCCGGTTCACCGCGTACCAGAAGTTGCTCTTTCGAGGCGTCCACCTCGCCGGACGCAGCCTGCTGGACATCGGCGGCGGCAACGGCGTGATGAGCTTCTACGCGGCGGCCCGGGGTGCCGGCCCCGTCGTCTGCCTGGAGCCGGCCGCAGCCGGATCGAACGTCGCCATGGAGCGCCAGTACCGGCTGATGGCAGCGGAACTGGGCACCCGGGTGGACGTCGAGCTCCGTCACGAGCGGTTCCAGGATCTCGGGCCCGGTGACCGGAAGTTCGACATCGTCCTGATCCACAACGCCATCAACCACCTGGACGAGGAGGCGTGTGCGGCGCTTCCCGCGTCCGCCGCCGCGCGCAGCTACGAGCAGGTGTTCCGCAAACTGGCAGACCTGATGACGGACGACGGTGATCTGATCGTCACGGACTGCGCCCGACGGAACCTCTGGGGAGATCTCCAGCTGCCCAACGTCTTCGCCCCCAGCATCGACTGGCGCATCCACCAGCAGCCCGACGTCTGGGCCGGCCTGATGCGCAGGGCGGGCTTCCAGACGATCCGGGTGCGCTGGGACTCACCGAGCAGACTGCGCGGACTCGGTCAGCTCGTGCTCGGCAACCGGGTCGGTGGCTACCTCACCAACAGCCACTTCATCATCTCGGCGAAGCGTGCGGCCTGA
- a CDS encoding sulfotransferase, with protein sequence MRVLFIGGISRSGSTLLERVLGELPDTCAVGEVGNLWRRGLRDDEQCGCGCRFSACEFWQAVGEQAFGGWQKVDPHRVTSLKRTVERVRHLPLLARPKLTTGWAAVVEEYASYYTRVYAAAAALTGARTVVDSSKSAMLALTLRWAPDLDLRVVHLVRDPRGVAHSLTKRVPRLPGSPSAATMMRYPPARTALEWNLFNGAFDLLGRLPGTDVGRGTGGGPRCVPVTRIRYEEFLNDPRRVVGDVASYAGIDATDAALSYLTREHAELGTVHNPSGNPMRFATGRVSLRRDDAWRASLPSRHRWLVNAMCAPLLTAYGFPLRVPHPRDCAALPR encoded by the coding sequence ATGCGCGTGCTCTTCATCGGCGGCATCAGTAGGAGTGGAAGTACCCTCCTTGAGCGGGTCCTTGGTGAACTGCCGGACACCTGCGCGGTGGGCGAGGTCGGCAACCTGTGGCGCCGTGGCCTACGGGACGACGAGCAGTGCGGCTGCGGCTGTCGGTTCTCCGCGTGCGAGTTCTGGCAGGCGGTCGGCGAGCAGGCGTTCGGCGGCTGGCAGAAGGTGGACCCGCACCGGGTGACGAGCCTCAAACGTACCGTCGAACGTGTCCGGCACCTCCCGCTGCTGGCGCGCCCGAAGCTGACCACCGGATGGGCGGCCGTGGTCGAGGAGTACGCCAGCTACTACACGCGCGTGTACGCCGCCGCAGCCGCGCTCACCGGCGCGCGAACCGTCGTCGACTCGTCCAAGTCCGCGATGCTCGCCCTGACTCTCCGGTGGGCACCCGACCTCGACCTGCGGGTCGTCCACCTGGTTCGCGACCCCCGGGGCGTCGCCCACTCGCTCACCAAGCGGGTGCCACGCCTGCCGGGTTCGCCGAGTGCGGCGACCATGATGCGCTACCCGCCGGCCCGCACCGCCCTCGAATGGAACCTGTTCAACGGAGCGTTCGACCTGCTTGGTCGATTGCCGGGCACGGACGTCGGAAGGGGAACCGGTGGTGGTCCGCGTTGCGTGCCGGTGACGCGGATCCGGTACGAGGAGTTCCTGAACGACCCCCGTCGGGTCGTGGGCGATGTGGCCAGCTACGCCGGCATCGACGCCACCGACGCCGCGCTGTCCTACCTGACCCGCGAGCACGCCGAGCTGGGTACCGTACACAATCCTTCGGGGAATCCGATGCGGTTCGCGACCGGGCGGGTCAGCCTGCGCCGGGACGACGCGTGGCGCGCCTCGCTTCCGTCGCGGCACCGCTGGCTGGTGAACGCCATGTGTGCCCCGCTGCTCACCGCGTACGGGTTTCCGCTCCGGGTCCCGCACCCCCGCGACTGTGCGGCCCTGCCGAGGTGA
- a CDS encoding flotillin family protein, which yields MTPLLIAIIGAAALVLVLILFVLSRIKVAGSNEAFIVTGRKGRTTQALDGSRSTDLSGQKVVMGASVFVLPVVQKLQVLDLSSRRIHVEITGAVSKQGIRANLQGVAIVKIGGTEDAIRAAAQRFLHQQDEIEDFTREVLAGALRSIVGRLTIEEIIRDRAAFASAVAEEAEHSMTNQGLVLDTFQLQDIIAEGSYLQDLGRPEAARVLKDAAIAEARARQAAEQERLLAEEAIAEANRNLSLKQAAIQAEIDAAKARSAAAGPLAQAERDQAILSEQQKVAERNAELKERQLDTEVRKPADAARYRVEQEAEAARSAAVLAADADRQATIAAAQAAAEQSRLTGEGERARRAALAEANAIEGAKEGEAEQRRRTAIADAVEREGSAEAAAIRARGEAEAEAMARKAEAFAAYGEAAVLDLLVKMLPQVVEAASAPMGSIDKMTVISTDGASSLTRSVANNVAQGLQLGNDLTGIDLAGLLARLGGAGAESVAAGRTDRTPVAGPSDGAGRG from the coding sequence GTGACCCCACTGCTCATCGCGATCATCGGCGCCGCGGCGCTGGTGCTCGTCCTCATCCTGTTCGTGCTCTCCCGGATCAAGGTCGCCGGCTCCAACGAGGCCTTCATCGTGACCGGGCGCAAGGGCCGCACCACCCAGGCGCTCGACGGTTCCCGCTCCACCGACCTGTCCGGGCAGAAGGTCGTCATGGGTGCCTCGGTGTTCGTCCTGCCCGTCGTGCAGAAGCTGCAGGTGCTCGACCTGTCCAGCCGCCGGATCCACGTCGAGATCACCGGCGCGGTCTCCAAGCAGGGCATCCGGGCGAACCTGCAGGGCGTGGCGATCGTCAAGATCGGCGGTACGGAGGACGCGATCCGGGCCGCCGCTCAGCGGTTCCTCCACCAGCAGGACGAGATCGAGGACTTCACCCGCGAGGTGCTGGCCGGTGCGCTGCGCTCGATCGTCGGCCGGCTCACCATCGAGGAGATCATCCGGGACCGGGCGGCGTTCGCCAGCGCGGTCGCCGAGGAAGCCGAACACTCGATGACCAACCAGGGACTGGTGCTGGACACCTTCCAGCTGCAGGACATCATCGCCGAGGGTTCCTACCTGCAGGACCTGGGCCGGCCGGAGGCGGCCCGGGTACTCAAGGACGCAGCGATCGCCGAGGCGCGGGCCCGGCAGGCCGCCGAGCAGGAGCGGCTGCTGGCCGAGGAGGCGATCGCCGAGGCCAACCGCAACCTGTCGTTGAAGCAGGCGGCCATCCAGGCCGAGATCGACGCGGCGAAGGCCAGGTCGGCGGCGGCCGGTCCGCTCGCCCAGGCCGAACGCGACCAGGCGATCCTCTCCGAGCAGCAGAAGGTCGCCGAGCGCAACGCGGAGCTGAAGGAACGCCAGCTCGACACCGAGGTCCGCAAGCCGGCCGACGCCGCCCGGTACCGGGTGGAGCAGGAGGCCGAGGCGGCGCGCAGCGCGGCGGTGCTGGCCGCCGACGCCGACCGGCAGGCGACGATCGCCGCCGCCCAGGCCGCCGCCGAACAGTCCCGGCTGACCGGTGAGGGCGAGCGGGCCCGACGGGCCGCGTTGGCGGAGGCGAACGCGATCGAGGGTGCCAAGGAAGGTGAGGCGGAGCAGCGGCGCCGTACCGCCATCGCCGACGCGGTCGAGCGGGAGGGCAGCGCCGAGGCGGCGGCGATCCGGGCCCGCGGTGAGGCGGAGGCCGAGGCGATGGCCCGCAAGGCCGAGGCATTCGCCGCGTACGGCGAGGCCGCAGTGCTCGACCTGCTGGTCAAGATGCTGCCGCAGGTGGTGGAGGCGGCGAGCGCCCCGATGGGCTCGATCGACAAGATGACCGTCATCTCCACCGACGGCGCGTCGTCGCTGACCAGGTCGGTGGCGAACAACGTGGCGCAGGGTCTGCAGCTGGGCAACGACCTGACCGGGATCGACCTGGCCGGTCTGCTCGCCCGGCTGGGCGGCGCCGGCGCCGAGTCGGTCGCCGCCGGGCGTACCGACCGCACCCCGGTGGCCGGTCCGTCCGACGGCGCCGGTCGCGGCTGA
- a CDS encoding NfeD family protein, with the protein MQTATLVFLVIGGLGVAVLAIGLLGGELLHLGDVSADGPVSLEVVAGFAGAFGFAAAIANELIGADSAGLTVAAAAIGVAAAVPVGWLTARLSRAARNMPTDATPHRTDLVGAIGVVITPIHPGGYGEIRVRLGGQPVKLSARADRSIPLGAEVFVVEAVSDTSVVVEQTPSAG; encoded by the coding sequence GTGCAGACAGCGACGCTCGTATTCCTGGTCATCGGTGGTCTCGGTGTGGCGGTGCTCGCCATCGGGCTGCTCGGCGGGGAGTTGCTGCACCTCGGTGACGTCAGCGCCGACGGTCCGGTGTCGCTCGAGGTGGTCGCCGGCTTCGCCGGGGCGTTCGGATTCGCCGCCGCGATCGCCAACGAACTGATCGGCGCCGACAGCGCCGGCCTGACCGTGGCCGCCGCAGCGATCGGCGTCGCCGCAGCGGTGCCGGTCGGCTGGTTGACCGCCCGACTGTCCCGCGCCGCCCGCAACATGCCGACCGACGCGACCCCGCACCGCACCGACCTGGTCGGCGCCATCGGCGTGGTGATCACCCCGATCCACCCCGGCGGGTACGGGGAGATCCGGGTCCGCCTCGGCGGGCAGCCGGTCAAGTTGAGTGCCCGCGCCGACCGGTCGATCCCACTCGGTGCCGAAGTCTTCGTCGTCGAGGCGGTCAGCGACACCAGCGTCGTGGTCGAGCAGACCCCGTCCGCCGGCTGA
- a CDS encoding inositol-3-phosphate synthase, which translates to MGSVRVAIVGVGNCASSLVQGVEYYRGADPTDRVPGLMHVTFGDYHVSDVEFVAAFDVDAKKVGMDLAEAINASENNTISFCDVPPTGVLVQRGPTFDGVGEYYQEMIQESDQQPVDVAQALRDARAEVVVCYLPVGSEQAARYYAQAAIDAGCAFVNALPVFIASDPTWAQKFTDAGLPIVGDDIKSQVGATIVHRALAKLFEDRGVELLRTYQLNFGGNMDFMNMLERTRLVSKKISKTQSVTSQVPHEMAKSDVHIGPSDHVPWLDDRKWAYIRLEGRSFGDTPLNAELKLEVWDSPNSAGVIIDALRAAKIALDRGVGGPILSASSYFMKSPPEQYADHDARQAVEDFIANKIER; encoded by the coding sequence ATGGGCTCCGTCCGCGTCGCCATCGTCGGTGTCGGAAACTGCGCCTCGTCCCTGGTCCAGGGCGTGGAGTACTACCGCGGCGCCGACCCCACCGACCGCGTCCCGGGTCTCATGCACGTCACCTTCGGCGACTACCACGTCTCGGACGTGGAGTTCGTCGCGGCGTTCGACGTGGACGCCAAGAAGGTCGGCATGGACCTCGCCGAGGCGATCAACGCCAGCGAGAACAACACGATCAGCTTCTGCGACGTACCCCCCACCGGGGTGCTGGTGCAGCGCGGCCCCACCTTCGACGGGGTCGGCGAGTACTACCAGGAGATGATCCAGGAATCCGACCAGCAGCCGGTGGACGTCGCCCAGGCCCTGCGGGACGCCCGCGCCGAGGTCGTCGTCTGCTACCTGCCGGTCGGCTCCGAGCAGGCCGCCCGGTACTACGCCCAGGCCGCCATCGACGCCGGCTGTGCGTTCGTCAACGCCCTGCCGGTCTTCATCGCCTCGGACCCGACCTGGGCGCAGAAGTTCACCGACGCCGGGCTGCCGATCGTCGGCGACGACATCAAGAGCCAGGTCGGCGCGACCATCGTGCACCGTGCCCTGGCCAAGCTCTTCGAGGACCGCGGCGTCGAGCTGCTGCGGACCTACCAGCTCAACTTCGGCGGCAACATGGACTTCATGAACATGTTGGAGCGCACCCGGCTGGTCTCCAAGAAGATCTCCAAGACCCAGTCGGTCACCTCCCAGGTGCCCCACGAGATGGCCAAGAGCGACGTACACATCGGGCCGTCCGACCACGTGCCGTGGCTCGACGACCGCAAGTGGGCGTACATCCGGCTGGAAGGTCGTTCCTTCGGCGACACGCCGCTCAACGCCGAGCTCAAGCTGGAGGTCTGGGACTCGCCCAACTCCGCCGGTGTGATCATCGACGCGCTGCGCGCCGCGAAGATCGCCCTGGACCGCGGCGTCGGCGGCCCGATCCTCTCGGCCTCCTCCTACTTCATGAAGTCGCCGCCGGAGCAGTACGCCGACCACGACGCACGGCAGGCCGTCGAGGACTTCATCGCCAACAAGATCGAGCGCTGA
- a CDS encoding PadR family transcriptional regulator: MLELAILGLLQESPMHGYELRKELAAKLGAIRAAISYGSLYPTLRRLQTNGLIAEADEPPGTEAGIPALTSRRGRVVYTITAEGKERFAELIAQTGPETYEDTGFGVHFAFFSRTDRATRLRILEGRRRKIEERREGLRDVLGRAAERLDAYTLELQRHGLDACEREVRWLEELIANERSGRAPRTGHHEPTKSEPAASEPPPPGPTREAPPGQPGDEQERL, encoded by the coding sequence GTGCTGGAACTCGCCATCCTCGGCCTGCTCCAGGAGTCTCCGATGCACGGCTACGAGCTCCGCAAGGAGCTCGCCGCCAAGCTCGGTGCGATCCGCGCCGCGATCAGCTACGGGTCGCTCTACCCCACCCTGCGCCGGCTGCAGACCAACGGACTCATCGCCGAGGCCGACGAGCCGCCCGGCACCGAGGCGGGGATCCCCGCGCTGACCAGCCGCCGCGGCCGGGTCGTCTACACCATCACCGCCGAGGGCAAGGAGCGGTTCGCCGAACTGATCGCCCAGACCGGCCCGGAAACCTACGAGGACACCGGGTTCGGCGTGCACTTCGCCTTCTTCTCCCGGACCGACCGGGCCACCCGGCTGCGGATCCTGGAGGGCCGGCGACGCAAGATCGAGGAACGTAGGGAAGGTCTCCGCGACGTGCTCGGCCGCGCCGCCGAACGCCTCGACGCGTACACCCTCGAACTCCAACGGCACGGCCTCGACGCCTGTGAACGCGAGGTGCGGTGGCTGGAGGAGCTGATCGCCAACGAGCGGTCCGGTCGGGCCCCACGCACCGGCCACCACGAACCCACGAAATCCGAACCCGCAGCAAGCGAACCGCCTCCGCCTGGACCGACCAGGGAAGCTCCGCCCGGACAACCCGGAGACGAGCAGGAGCGGCTGTGA
- a CDS encoding methylated-DNA--[protein]-cysteine S-methyltransferase — MRWAVLESPIGDLSVAVDDVGVCGVRFGRVDAVVQATEPDPALRAALAELRGYFAGELTGFTVPLSVRQGSAFERAVWRRMTGIPYGQTETYGEVAAALGDPLAARAVGVACNRNPIPVIVPCHRIVGAGGKLVGFGGGLPRKRHLLELEAGVAFRQEWS, encoded by the coding sequence ATGCGATGGGCGGTGCTGGAGTCCCCGATCGGTGACCTGTCGGTGGCAGTCGACGACGTCGGTGTCTGCGGGGTGCGGTTCGGCCGGGTCGACGCGGTGGTGCAGGCCACGGAACCGGACCCGGCGCTACGGGCGGCCCTGGCCGAACTACGCGGCTACTTCGCCGGCGAGCTGACCGGATTCACCGTGCCGCTGTCGGTGCGGCAGGGCTCCGCGTTCGAACGGGCGGTGTGGCGAAGGATGACCGGGATCCCGTACGGGCAGACCGAGACGTACGGCGAGGTCGCCGCCGCGTTGGGCGACCCGCTCGCGGCGCGGGCGGTCGGGGTGGCCTGCAACCGCAACCCGATCCCGGTGATCGTGCCCTGCCACCGGATCGTCGGCGCCGGCGGCAAGCTGGTCGGCTTCGGTGGCGGGCTGCCCCGCAAACGCCACCTGCTGGAGTTGGAGGCCGGGGTGGCGTTCCGTCAGGAGTGGAGCTGA
- a CDS encoding GNAT family N-acetyltransferase, with translation MEIRIRSLLGATELAALRLLDTSYSTELVYQVTVDDGGFVLREVPVAPALRKRYDLTEGVTVGSRPWDLYAVAVVDAAPVGFVATTYERWNGRQVLNELHVAPAYRRRGLARELLGIVRVTARDNGAREIWLETQNVNVGAVRAYRRLGFTLTGIDTTRYLPPYDDEVALFMSAPVPPAPASDGAATVPRTPGG, from the coding sequence GTGGAGATCAGGATTCGCAGCCTGCTCGGCGCGACCGAGCTGGCGGCGCTGCGACTCCTCGACACCTCCTACTCCACCGAGCTGGTCTACCAGGTCACAGTGGATGACGGCGGGTTCGTGCTGCGCGAGGTGCCGGTCGCCCCTGCGCTGCGTAAGCGGTACGACCTGACCGAGGGCGTCACCGTCGGCAGCCGACCGTGGGACCTGTACGCGGTGGCGGTCGTCGACGCCGCGCCGGTCGGGTTCGTGGCGACGACGTACGAGCGGTGGAACGGCCGGCAGGTGCTCAACGAGTTGCACGTGGCACCGGCGTACCGACGTCGGGGTCTGGCCCGGGAACTGCTCGGGATCGTGCGCGTCACCGCCCGGGACAACGGTGCCCGGGAGATCTGGTTGGAGACCCAGAACGTCAACGTCGGGGCGGTACGCGCCTACCGTCGGCTCGGGTTCACCCTGACCGGCATCGACACCACCCGCTACCTGCCGCCGTACGACGACGAGGTGGCCCTGTTCATGTCGGCGCCGGTGCCACCGGCCCCGGCGTCGGACGGTGCGGCCACGGTGCCGCGGACGCCCGGCGGATAA
- a CDS encoding lipopolysaccharide biosynthesis protein → MRPDSRPLRRNLVSGLYGNGLYAAAQMGIVAVLARTTSTEAVGQFMLALAICGPIFALSTLKLRQIQATDLAQQFSFGHYLALRLITGLLAAVAVVVAAGALPLSPQGALVLTAVAVGKGGESIIDVCYGAIQQREQLQLVARSLTVRAVGGLLLFTVVVVTTRRVELAAGAAALLTIAQSAVEIARVRALGFDVRPRFDRRLLWRLAAIAIPLGIAMALASLLVNVPRYVLTGTHGTEAVGIFAALAYLTVTGSTVVGALALAVSPRLASHRNEGHVRAFHRLLWSAVGLGAALGLAGVLAVVVVGRPALEIFYGPEYGRHTDVLLVLMVAGTIGYATVFVGTALDAIRVFRVQLPIHLVAVAAVVVTSFLAVPRMGMMGAAVAVLVGALVKGLQQAVAYLRIVVPALRTVVPAPPGDAHATTRTPAVHPPTRQTAASGAPDRHPALTSAGPHSRGGAGPGAETRTR, encoded by the coding sequence GTGCGGCCTGACTCCCGGCCGCTGCGCCGCAATCTGGTCAGCGGCCTGTACGGCAACGGCCTCTACGCGGCCGCCCAGATGGGCATCGTCGCCGTGCTCGCACGGACGACGTCCACCGAGGCGGTCGGCCAGTTCATGCTGGCACTGGCCATCTGCGGCCCGATCTTCGCCCTCAGCACCCTGAAACTGCGCCAGATCCAGGCCACCGACCTCGCCCAGCAGTTCAGCTTCGGGCACTACCTCGCCCTCCGATTGATCACCGGGCTACTGGCCGCCGTCGCCGTCGTGGTCGCCGCCGGCGCACTCCCGCTGTCGCCCCAGGGCGCCCTCGTCCTCACGGCGGTCGCCGTGGGCAAGGGCGGCGAATCGATCATCGATGTCTGCTACGGCGCGATCCAGCAACGCGAACAGCTCCAGCTCGTCGCCCGGTCCCTGACCGTCCGCGCCGTCGGGGGTCTGCTGCTGTTCACCGTCGTCGTGGTCACGACGCGCCGGGTCGAACTCGCCGCCGGCGCTGCGGCGCTGCTCACCATCGCGCAGAGCGCCGTGGAGATCGCCCGCGTACGCGCCCTCGGGTTCGACGTCCGGCCCCGCTTCGACCGTCGGCTGCTGTGGCGACTCGCGGCCATCGCCATCCCGCTCGGCATCGCCATGGCGCTGGCGTCACTGCTGGTCAACGTACCCAGGTACGTCCTTACCGGCACCCACGGCACCGAGGCGGTCGGCATCTTCGCGGCGCTGGCGTACCTGACGGTCACCGGTAGCACGGTGGTCGGCGCCCTGGCGCTCGCGGTGAGCCCACGCCTGGCCAGCCACCGCAACGAAGGCCACGTGCGTGCCTTCCACCGGCTGCTCTGGTCTGCGGTCGGGCTCGGTGCGGCGCTGGGCCTCGCCGGAGTGCTCGCCGTCGTGGTCGTCGGGCGGCCCGCCCTGGAGATCTTCTACGGCCCCGAATACGGGCGGCACACGGATGTGCTTCTCGTGCTGATGGTCGCCGGGACCATCGGCTACGCGACGGTCTTCGTCGGCACCGCGCTCGACGCGATCCGGGTCTTCCGGGTGCAGTTGCCGATCCATCTCGTCGCCGTCGCCGCCGTCGTGGTCACGTCGTTTCTCGCCGTACCACGGATGGGGATGATGGGCGCCGCCGTCGCGGTCCTCGTCGGCGCACTCGTCAAGGGCCTGCAGCAGGCCGTTGCCTATCTCCGGATCGTCGTACCCGCTCTCCGGACCGTCGTACCCGCGCCGCCGGGCGACGCGCACGCGACGACTCGGACACCTGCGGTGCACCCGCCCACCCGGCAGACCGCCGCGTCGGGGGCCCCCGACCGCCACCCCGCGCTCACCTCGGCAGGGCCGCACAGTCGCGGGGGTGCGGGACCCGGAGCGGAAACCCGTACGCGGTGA
- a CDS encoding O-antigen ligase family protein → MTRVLLIAVVVFLGTWLFVSVARYPRHAVLMAIPVLMWPVPLRIDGVALQQPLTAILLCGVIFGVRRELRRHWVLTALVGSFALLVVASGFLRGPTNVMEVSEARNHALTLALNAGLVLAVALASPNALSCLKAIGLSGVLISAYLHGFGEVRGGRTILDGFNANAGGHSLAIAVVTLAGLSVVTRQVRWLLVAALPVSALFATQSRGAFIVLVVGLAALWLAVERAALRLTALAAGLVVVLVAGQNFVDLVEREVFRFRDQSFIENEHRIWVLELAFNLVEKDPLFGAGYGQFLDYSQRMLGYAINTHNDWVRIAAECGVPAFVLLVVIALVPMLRIDVTEVAGRALRGGLVAICVSFLFANTMTDLRVSLPMWVFLGLAWSGWLRVSSAAERSGGEGWSWLRPQGEADWLSWTRCDEPGNSIEEGEDGHARALHRRHQ, encoded by the coding sequence GTGACGCGCGTTCTTCTGATCGCCGTGGTGGTGTTTCTGGGCACCTGGCTCTTCGTCTCGGTAGCGCGCTACCCCAGACATGCGGTCCTGATGGCGATACCCGTCCTGATGTGGCCGGTTCCGCTCCGGATCGACGGGGTGGCCCTGCAACAGCCTCTGACTGCAATTCTGCTCTGTGGCGTCATCTTCGGCGTCCGACGCGAGTTGCGGAGACACTGGGTGCTCACGGCACTCGTCGGGTCCTTCGCTCTCCTCGTGGTGGCGAGCGGATTCTTGCGCGGTCCGACGAACGTCATGGAGGTCAGTGAGGCCAGGAACCATGCGCTGACACTCGCCCTCAACGCGGGGTTGGTACTGGCCGTCGCCCTGGCCTCACCGAATGCGCTGTCCTGTTTGAAGGCGATCGGCCTGTCCGGCGTACTCATCTCCGCCTACCTGCACGGCTTCGGTGAAGTGCGAGGTGGGCGTACCATTCTCGATGGGTTCAATGCAAACGCCGGAGGGCATTCTCTGGCCATTGCCGTGGTGACACTCGCTGGCCTTTCGGTCGTGACCCGGCAGGTGCGGTGGCTGCTGGTCGCAGCCCTTCCTGTCTCCGCTCTGTTCGCGACCCAGTCGCGTGGTGCGTTCATCGTTCTGGTCGTCGGACTGGCGGCCCTGTGGCTCGCCGTGGAGCGCGCCGCGCTGCGCCTGACCGCACTCGCTGCAGGTCTGGTTGTCGTACTGGTTGCCGGGCAGAACTTCGTCGACCTGGTCGAGCGGGAGGTGTTCCGGTTCAGGGACCAGTCCTTCATCGAGAACGAACATCGGATCTGGGTACTTGAACTCGCATTCAACCTGGTGGAGAAGGATCCGCTTTTCGGAGCTGGATACGGGCAGTTTCTCGACTATTCGCAGCGGATGCTCGGTTATGCGATCAACACGCACAACGACTGGGTTCGAATTGCGGCGGAATGCGGTGTTCCCGCCTTCGTTCTGCTCGTCGTGATCGCGCTGGTCCCGATGCTGCGGATAGATGTCACGGAGGTGGCTGGCCGAGCTCTCCGCGGAGGTCTCGTTGCGATCTGCGTGTCGTTCCTGTTTGCCAACACGATGACCGACCTTCGAGTGTCCCTTCCAATGTGGGTCTTTCTTGGTCTCGCGTGGTCGGGGTGGCTGCGGGTGTCGAGCGCGGCTGAGCGTTCCGGCGGTGAGGGCTGGTCGTGGCTGCGCCCGCAGGGAGAAGCTGACTGGCTCTCCTGGACACGGTGTGACGAGCCCGGAAACTCGATCGAAGAAGGTGAGGACGGACATGCGCGTGCTCTTCATCGGCGGCATCAGTAG
- a CDS encoding glycosyltransferase family 4 protein, translating to MVHVKNDVVNRPAPAAARGRRVVVVRVLGVLDVGGTELRTIELMPLLVEAGIELHFVTLSGREGVLASQVRQLRGHVHAIRLAPGFPARFLALLRALRPHVVHSDVATFSGAILLLAALARVPVRIAHFRSDGDGRPDSPRRRLQRWLLRALIRRCATNVVGVAPGALQHGYSPAWRSDPRCRVIPNGVDLDRLGRASSRDLRAEIGAQPADVVCLHVGRPSGAKRRWLIPPVVARAREAGLPVRAVLVGTRNAADDAQVRAVADEHRVGEYVHLLGPTEDVGALMRQADIVILPSAREGLPGAVLEAAAVGTPVVASDLPGTRFIAERLAGVTLVAPDAPAQVWAEALRRATRRRVTGQDRAAAVAACAGSDFSVPAAAAAHLAMYHGRG from the coding sequence ATGGTGCACGTCAAGAACGATGTCGTGAACCGGCCGGCGCCCGCTGCCGCTCGCGGCCGCCGGGTCGTGGTGGTCCGGGTCCTTGGCGTGCTCGACGTCGGCGGGACCGAGCTGAGAACGATCGAGCTCATGCCGCTACTGGTCGAGGCCGGTATCGAGCTGCACTTCGTCACCTTGTCCGGTCGCGAGGGGGTGCTCGCGTCCCAGGTGCGACAGCTGCGTGGACATGTACACGCGATCCGGCTGGCGCCAGGCTTCCCCGCACGTTTCCTCGCCCTGCTGCGAGCGCTGCGCCCGCACGTCGTGCATTCCGACGTGGCGACGTTCTCCGGCGCGATTCTGCTCCTCGCAGCCCTCGCCCGGGTGCCGGTCCGCATCGCCCACTTCCGCAGCGACGGTGACGGTCGACCCGACAGTCCGCGTCGCCGCCTGCAACGGTGGCTGCTGCGCGCGCTCATCCGCAGGTGCGCCACCAACGTGGTCGGCGTGGCGCCGGGGGCGCTCCAGCACGGGTACTCGCCGGCCTGGAGATCGGACCCGCGATGCCGGGTCATCCCGAACGGGGTCGACCTCGACCGCCTCGGCCGCGCATCGAGCCGTGACCTCCGCGCGGAGATCGGTGCACAGCCGGCGGACGTCGTGTGCCTGCATGTCGGCCGCCCGTCCGGAGCGAAACGCCGCTGGCTCATCCCACCGGTGGTGGCGAGGGCGCGAGAGGCCGGCCTGCCGGTCCGCGCTGTGCTGGTGGGCACCCGGAACGCAGCTGACGACGCGCAGGTCCGCGCGGTCGCGGACGAACACCGGGTCGGCGAGTACGTCCACCTGCTCGGGCCGACCGAGGACGTCGGCGCCCTGATGCGCCAGGCCGACATCGTGATCCTGCCGTCGGCGCGCGAGGGCCTGCCCGGGGCCGTCCTCGAAGCAGCGGCTGTCGGCACCCCGGTGGTCGCCTCGGACCTTCCCGGTACCCGGTTCATCGCCGAGCGACTGGCCGGCGTCACGCTGGTCGCCCCGGACGCACCCGCCCAGGTGTGGGCCGAGGCGCTGCGGCGCGCCACCCGACGTCGGGTCACCGGGCAGGACCGCGCGGCTGCGGTCGCCGCCTGCGCCGGGAGCGACTTCTCCGTGCCGGCCGCCGCCGCAGCCCACCTGGCGATGTACCACGGGCGCGGATAG